The DNA region cagGGAACTGGACCAGAGGTTAGAGAAAACtctgagggagagagatgaattagatattttaaaactaaaaatacaGAGTCAAAATGAGCTGATGGAGCAGAAGATGGAGAAAATGGAAACATTTAAGAGCACCATAGAGGAAATGGGGGCTAAGACTCTAAAGAAAAGTGCAGACATAGAGATTATTATAAAGGAGTCTGAAGTGAAACTGAGATACCTGGAAGACCTGAACTACAGGATTGAGGCTAAAAAACAAGATCTGAAAAACTGCCATCATTTTATATCCCTGCAAAGAGACCACCTTGAAAAATTTAAGACTCAGAGAAGAGACAGTGCtaagacagatacagacaggcTGACAAAAGACAGACACAGCAAAGAAATTGAGGAAATGGGAACTGAAATCTTCAAACTCAgatcagaaaaagagaaactaaTGGAGGATGTAAAACTGACAATTGAGAGATTGGATcagagaaactgtgaaaatgaacAACTGAGAAACACATTAAGTaagcaagagaaagaaaaaatggagagagaagagatagAGATGCTGAAACAACAGATTGAAGCAGAGAAGGAGACTGTGAGATTAGCCAGACAACAAGCTGAGGCAGAAATACATGAGATTAACAGTTTAAGGGAAAATATTGAGAGACAGAAACACGAACTTCATGACAAAATGCAAATGACTcaaaaagaaatgagagaacTGGAGCTACTGAAGTCAGaattggaaatgaaaagaaaacaaagtgaagatatatttaaagaaagcatAAGCAAAAAGGAAGAGATTGATTTAATGTGGAATGaaatacaaagagaaaagaattcCCTTAGGAGAGAagcaataaagaaaagaagggaattAGATCAAAGACTGGAGAAAACCATGCGTGAGAGGGATGAGTTAGAAGTTATGAGGATAAAACTgcgaaaagagaaggaagaagtggCTGAGATGAAGCAGAGGCTTGTCAATGACCAGACTTCTCTTCTCCAAGGATACAGAGATTGTAATAAGATAAATCTAGAAAGACAAAGCTCAAAAGTgagtgattttgtttttaacctCCAAAACACGAGACAAAAGATTAATGTACACTTGGAAACATTCAAGAGGGAAATGGGAGTACTGAAAGatgtaaatgttgttttagagaaacaaagagaaggGCTCAAAGCTTTACAAGCTGAGAACAAGACTTTGAGAAATAATATGAGCAGAATAAAATCTCAAATAAAGATGCCCttagaaagagagatggatgaaATGATCCACATGAGGAACGAtatccaaaaacaaaaacaagaacttGATATTAGACTGGAGTatacaaaaagagaaataagtGAGATGGAAGTGCTGAAGTCTGAATTGGAGgtccaaaaaagagaaaatcaacAGATGAACCGCAGAGGAAATCGAAAGGAGCAGGAGGTGAAAAAGATGTTAGCTGAAATCAAACAAGAAAAAGATGCCCTCAAGAgggagacacagaggaggaaaaaagagctTGATGTACGACTGGAGAGGATcatgagagagagggatgagttAGAAATTATTAAGCTGAAGCTGCAAAGTGAAAAGGACAAAAGTAAAGGTGCATTGGAAGAGTCGAGGATGCCCACAAAAATGCATAATCAAATTCAAAAGCACTGGGAATTAATACAGACATGCATGGAGAAATATCAACTTATGAAAAGACACAGTGAAGATATGAATATAGcaattcaaaatgaaaaaagacatatCTTAGCCCAGGCAGAAATCATAACTCAGGCAAGAGATGAAGTGGAAAACATCAAGATggagattaaaagacaaaaagaaatgatgatATGTGCTGTAAAGAACATGCAACAAAAGCAAGCACATCTGGAGCAAATGGAGAAGAATATCCAAGAAGAACAAAAATTATTGGAGACAGAAAAGGAGAGCATTTTAGAAAAATCAGAAGAGTTAGTCTTGAGGGAGAAAGAGCTGGTGAACGACCAGAAGTTTCTCAAAGTTGAACGccagaaaatgaggaaagaacGCAAAGAAATGAAGAGACTGATGAATAATACTCAAAGTGAGGGGACATTAAAAATCCTCAAACCTGAAAAGAAACTGAAGACACAGGATGATAAACAAAAGAAATTAATGAATGAACCACTTGAAGAGGACATGAAGGAGAGGGAAATTTTAGGAAAAGAATATCGACTACTTGTGAAACCTGAGCCTACACCAGTTAAACTGAAACTACGACATACAAAGAAATTGAAGCTTGGGTTTAAAGAATCAGATCATGAAAATCTTGGGCAGCAAAGACACCAGAAGGATCTCCCTGGAGTTGAACAGTTGATAAGTGAAGGTGAAAGGAAAGATGATATCCAAAAAGAAATTCACCAGTTAGAAAATGATGAGGAAAAAGAGGATAAAGATGTGCCACAAATTCAGCACACTGAACTGGCAAGAAGAGATGAGGTGGAAATAAAAGTGAGTCCAAAGAAGATTGAATTCTTAGATAGAGGAGCAAAACCTCTGATAACAGTGTCAAGGGAGGAGGCCATTGAAAAGGATGATGTTAAAGATGTGTGGAAGACAGACGATGTTGCACATGGTCAAGATCCTGAAAAACTGAAAGTACAATTGAtgtgggagagagaagaaagagatagAGCAGTAGAGGtgatgaaaaaagagaaactggatTTGGAGCATATGAGGTCTGACGTCAAGAAACAAATTGCTGTCATAGAACGAGAAAAGCAAGTtatgaaagatgaaaaagacAAGATGGAAATGACAAAGGCTGAGCTgcaaaagaagaaagaacatgCAGACAGTCTATTTGAtgagataaacagagagaaaaccaacattaaagatcTGACTGTGAAGCTTCAGACAACAAGAGACCAACTTGCCtttaaacaaaaagaacaagaacTCAAAGATGACGAGAtaagaagacaaaaagaagaactcCTAAGCATTACAACCATTGCACTTACAGACAAAGAAGAAGTGGAACTTTTGAAGAAGGATCTCaacaagaaaaaggaagaagttgAAATTGCCGTGAACAGCatcaggggagagagagaacaactCAGTCAGATGAATATGGGCattgagagacagaaaaaactACTTTTCAATgagaaagaagaatggaagagAACATTTGGGATGGAAAAACAAGACCTTGAAAACTTGAAGGCAGCGCTGATTCAAGACAGAGAGGATCTGGATAGAATGAATGAGATGATGAGAAAAGAGAAGCTGGAATTGGAGCTGATGAGGTCTGATATTCCAAAAGAGATTAGGCCATTAGAACaagataaagatgaagaagaacaaCTGAAGGAACCCAAGATCACAAGACTCACACAAGAACAACTAACCAGTGAGACCATTGTactgacagaaagagaagaagtggaACTTTTGAAGAAGGATCTCaacaagaaaaaggaagaagttgAAATTGCCATGAACAGCatcaggggagagagagaacaactCAATCAGATGAATATGGGCattgagagacagaaagaactACTTTTCAATgagaaagaagaatggaagagAACATTTGGGATGGAAAAACAACACCTTGAAAACTTGAAGGCAGCGCTGATTCAAGACAGAGAGGATCTGGATAGAATGAATGAGATGATGAGAAAAGAGAAGCTGGAATTGGAACTGATGAGGTCTGATATTCCAAAAGAGATTAGGCCATTAGAAGAAGATAAAGATGAAGAACAACAACTGAAGGAACCCACGATCACAAGACTGACACAAGAACAACTAACCAGTGAGACCATTTTactgacagaaagagaagaagtggaACTCTTGAGGAAGGATCTcgacaagaagaaggaagaactTGAAGCTGCCATGAACACCATCAGTGGAGAGAGAGCTCAAGTCAGTCAGATGAATATAGACATTGCAAGAGATAAAGAAATACTAATCaatgagaaagaaggatggaagaaaacatttgagatggaaaaacaagatcTTGAAAACTTTAAAGATCACATGacacaagagaaagaggatCTGGATAGATTCaatgagaagatgaagaaagagaaactggacTTGGAGTTGATGAGGTCTGACATCCTCAAACAAATTGACTTATTACAACGAgatgaagaaaatatgaaagaCGAGAAAGACAAATTAGAAATGACAAAGGCTGAGcttcaaaagaagaaagaacatgCAGACAGTCTGTTTGATaagataaacagagagaaaaccatCATTAAAGATCTGACCCTTCAGGTTCAGACAGCAAGAGACCAAATGGAAAACGTCATGaacattatttctttaaaacaaaaagaacaagaagtcaaagatggtgagatcaaaacaaaagaagaagaactcgAAATCAGTAAGAACACCATACTGGCAGAAAGAGAAGGACTTGAACTTTTGAAGAAGGATCTGAACAAGAAGGAGGAAGATGTTGAAGCTGCCATTAACAGCATCAGTGGAGAGAGAGCTCAACTCAGTCAGATGAAAATGGGCATTGACAGTGAAAAAGAAATACTTATCaatgagaaagaaggatggaagaaaacatttgagatggaaaaacaagacCTTGAAAACTTGAAGTCAGAGctgaaacaagagagagaagcTCTAGGTAAGGTGAATGAGatgatgaaaaaagagaaactggacTTGGAGTTGATGAGGTCTGGCATGCAGAAGCAGATCAGTACATTAGAGCAAGATAAACAAGAAGAAGTAGAACTGAAGGAACCCATGATCACAAGACTGatacaagaacaaaaaaacagtgagaCCATTGCAATGCCAGAAAGACAAGAACTTGAACTCCTGAGAAAGGATCTGAacaagaaagaggaggaagttgAAGCTGTCATGAACAGCAtcactggagagagagagcaactcAGTCAGATGAAGATGGACAtcgagaaagagaaagaaatacttctcaatgagaaaaaaggatggaagCAAATGTTtgtgatggaaaaacaagaaCTTGAAAACTTGAAGGCAGCACTGAAACAAGACAGAGAGGATCTAGATCAAATGAATGAGATGTTGAAGAAAGAGAAGCTGGGATTGGAGCTGATGAGGTCTGAAATCCAGAAGCAGATTAATGAATTAGAACAAGATAAAGATGATGAAGTACAATTAAAGGAACCCAAGATCACAAGACTGACACAAGAACAGCAAACCAGTGATAACATTGTactgacagaaagagaagaagtggaACTTTTGAAGAAGGATCTCaacaagaaaaaggaagaagttgAAATTGCCATGAACAGCATCAGGGGAGAGCGAGAACAACTCAGTCAGATGAATATGGGCattgagagacagaaagaactACTTTTCAATgagaaagaagaatggaagagAACATTTGGGATGGAAAAACAACACCTTGAAAACTTGAAGGCAGCGCTGATTCAAGACAGAGAGGATCTGGATAGAATGAATGAGATGATGAGAAAAGAGAAGCTGGAATTGGAGCTGATGAGGTCTGATATTCCAAAGGAGATTAGGACATTAGAACAAGATAAAGATGAAGAACAACAACTGAAGGAACCCAAGATCACAAGACTGACACAAGAACAACTAACCAGTGAGACCATTGTActaacagaaagagaagaagtggaACTTTTGAAGAAGGATCTCaacaagaaaaaggaagaagttgAAATTGCCATGAACAGCatcaggggagagagagaacaactCAGTCAGATGAATATGGGCattgagagacagaaagaactACTTTTCAATgagaaagaagaatggaagagAACATTTGGGATGGAAAAACAAGACCTTGAAAACTTGAAGGCAGCGCTGATTCAAGACAGAGAGGATCTGGATAGAATGAATGAGATGATGAGAAAAGAGAAGCTGGAATTGGAGCTGATGAGGTCTGATATTCCAAAGGAGATTAGGACATTAGAACaagataaagatgaagaaaaacaactgaAGGAACCCAAGATCACAAGACTGACACAAGAACAACTAACCAGTGAGACCATTGTACtaacagacagagaagaagtgGAACTTTTGAAGAAGGATCTCaacaagaaaaaggaagaagttgAAATTGCCATGAACAGCatcaggggagagagagaacaactCAGTCAGATGAATATGGGCattgagagacagaaagaactACTTTTCAATgagaaagaagaatggaagagAACATTTGGGATGGAAAAACAACACCTTGAAAACTTGAAGGCAGCGCTGATTCAAGACAGAGAGGATCTGGATAGAATGAATGAGATGATGAGAAAAGAGAAGCTGGAATTGGAGCTGATGAGGTCTGATATTCCAAAGGAGATTAGGACATTAGAACaagataaagatgaagaaaaacaactgaAGGAACCCAAGATCACAAGACTGACACAAGAACAACTAACCAGTGAGACCATTGTACtaacagacagagaagaagtgGAACTTTTGAAGAAGGATCTCaacaagaaaaaggaagaagttgAAATTGCCATGAACAGCatcaggggagagagagaacaactCAGTCAGATGAATATGGGCattgagagacagaaagaactACTTTTCAATgagaaagaagaatggaagagAACATTTGGGATGGAAAAACAACACCTTGAAAACTTGAAGGCAGCGCTGATTCAAGACAGAGAGGATCTGGATAGAATGAATGAGATGATGAGAAAAGAGAAGCTGGAATTGGAGCTGATGAGGTCTGATATTCCAAAGGAGATTAGGACATTAGAACAAGATAAAGATGAAGAACAACAACTGAAGGAACCCAAGATCACAAGACTGACACAAGAACAACTAACCAGTGAGACCATTGTactgacagaaagagaagaagtggaACTTTTGAAGAAGGATATCaacaagaaaaaggaagaagttgAAATTGAACaagataaagatgaagaagaacaaCTGACGGAACCCAAGATCACAAGACTGACACAAGAACAACTAACCAGTGAGACCATTGtacaaacagaaagagaagaagtggaACTTTTGAAGAAGGATCTCAACAAGAAGAATGAAGAACTTGAAGCTGCAATGAAAATcatcagtggagagagagaacaactCAGTCAGATGAAGATAGGCATTGGtaaagaaggatggaagcaaATGTTTGAGATGGAAATACAAGATCTTAAAAACGTTAAAGATCAGATGACACAAGAGAAAGATGATCTGGATAGGGTGAAGGAAAtgataaagaaggaaaaactgGACTTGGATCTGAAGATGTCTGACATCCTCAAACAAACTGACTTATTACAACGagataaagaaaatatgaaagacGAGAAAGACAAGTTAGAAATCACAAAGGCTGAGCttcagaagaagaaagaacatgtagacagtctgtttgatgagataaagagagataaaaccaacattaaagatcaAAGTGTGGAGCTTCAAACAACTAAAGACCAACTAGGGACTGTCATGAGCATTATTTCCttgaaacaaaaagaacaaaaatcaaAAGATGATGAAATAAAACGACAAAAAGAAGAACTTCAGACCAGTAAGGACACCTTactggcagaaagagaagaacttgAACTCTTGAAGAAGGATctgaacaagaagaaggaagaagttgaAGCTGCCATTAACAGCATCcgtggagagagagaacaactCAGTCAGATGAAAATGGGCattgacagagaaaaagaaatacttttcaatgagaaagaaggatggaagaacaCATTTGAGATAGCAAAACAAgatattgaaaatgttaaatatcagATGAAACAAGAGAAAGATGATCTGGATAGAGTCAATGAGATGGTGAAGAAGGAGAAACTGGACTTGGAGCTGATGAGGTCTGACATCCTCAAACAAACTGACTTATTACAACGAGATGAAAAAGATATGAAAGACCAAAAAGACAAGTTAGAAATGACAAAGGCTGAGcttcaaaagaagaaagagcatgctgacagtctgtttgatgagataaacagagagaaaaccaacattaaagatcTGACCCTTCAGGTTCAGACAGCAAGAGATCAACTGGAAAACGTCAGGAACAttattgctttaaaacaaaaagaacaagaagtcaaagatggtgagatcaaaacaaaagaagaagaacttcaAACCAGTAAGAACACCATactggcagaaagagaagaacttgAACTGTTGAAGAAGGATctgaacaagaagaaggaagaagttgaAGCTGCCATGAACAGCAtctgtggagaaaaagaaataatcaGTCAGAAGAATACAGAcatagaaaaggagaaagaaatacttatcaatgagaaagaaggatggaagaaaacatttgagatggaaaaacaagatcTTGAAAACTTTAAAGATCAGATGacacaagagaaagaggatCTGGATAGATTCaatgagaagatgaagaaagagaaactggacTTGGAGTTGATGAGGTCTGACATCCTCAAACAAACTGACTTATTACAACGAGATGAAGCAGATATCAAAAACCAAAAAGACAAGTTAGAAATGACAAAGGCTGAGcttcaaaagaagaaagagcatgctgacagtctgtttgatgagataaacagagagaaaaccaacattaaagatcTGACCCTTCAGGTTCAGACAGCAAGAGACCAACTGGAAAACGTCAGGAACAttattgctttaaaacaaaaagaacaagaagtcaaagatggtgagatcaaaacaaaagaagaagaacttcaAACCAGTAAGAACACCATactggcagaaagagaagaacttgAACTGTTGAAGAAGGATctgaacaagaagaaggaagaagttgaAGCTGCCATGAACAGCAtctgtggagaaaaagaaataatcaGTCAGAAGAATACAGAcatagaaaaggagaaagaaatacttatcaatgagaaagaaggatggaagaaaacatttgagatggaaaaacaagatcTTGAAAACTTTAAAGATCAGATGacacaagagaaagaggatCTGGATAGATTCaatgagaagatgaagaaagagaaactggacTTGGAGTTGATGAGGTCTGACATCCTTCAACAAACTGACTTATTACAACGAGATAAAGAAGATATGAAAGACCAAAAAGACAAGTTAGAAATGACAAAGGCTGAGcttcaaaagaagaaagagcatgctgacagtctgtttgatgagataaacagagagaaaaccaacATCAAAGATCTGACCCTTCAGGTTCAGACAGCAAGAGACCAACTGGAAAACGTCATGAACAttattgctttaaaacaaaaagaacaagaagtcaaagatggtgagatcaaaacaaaagaagaactTCAAACCAGTAAGAACACCATactggcagaaagagaagaacttgAACTGTTGAAGAAGGATctgaacaagaagaaggaagaagttgaAGCTGCCATGAACAGCAtctgtggagaaaaagaaataatcaGTCAGAAGAATACAGAcatagaaaaggagaaagaaatacttatcaatgagaaagaaggatggaagaaaacatttgagatggaaaaacaagatcTTGAAAACTTGAAAGATCAGATGacacaagagaaagaggatCTGGATAGATTCaatgagaagatgaagaaagagaaactggacTTGGAGTTGATGAGGTCTGACATCCTCAAACAAACTGACTTATTACAACGAGATAAAGAAGATATGAAAGACCAAAAAGACAAGTTAGAAATGACAAAGGCTGAGcttcaaaagaagaaagagcatgctgacagtctgtttgatgagataaacagagagaaaaccaacattaaagatcTGACCCTTCAGGTTCAGACAGCAAGAGACCAACTGGAAAACGTCAGGAACAttattgctttaaaacaaaaagaacaagaagtcaaagatggtgagatcaaaacaaaagaagaagaacttcaAACCAGTAAGAACACCATactggcagaaagagaagaacttgAACTGTTGAAGAAGGATctgaacaagaagaaggaagaagttgaAGCTGCCATGAACAGCAtctgtggagaaaaagaaataatcaGTCAGAAGAATACAGAcatagaaaaggagaaagaaatacttatcaatgagaaagaaggatggaagaaaacatttgagatggaaaaacaagatcTGGAAAACTTTAAAGATCAGATGacacaagagaaagaggatCTGGATAGATTCaatgagaagatgaagaaagagaaactggacTTGGAGTTGATGAGGTCTGACATCCTCAAACAAACTGACTTATTACAACGAGATAAAGAAGATATGAAAGACCAAAAAGACAAGTTAGAAATGACAAAGGCTGAGCTTCAAAAGAAGAGAGAGCATGCTGACAGTCTGTTTGAtgagataaacagagagaaaaccaacattaaagatcTGACCCTTCAGGTTCAGACAGCAAGAGACCAACTGGAAAATGTCAtgaacatttttgctttaaaacaaaaagaacaagaagtcaaagatggtgagatcaaaacaaaagaagaagaacttcaAACCAGTAAGAACACCATactggcagaaagagaagaacttgAACTGTTGAAGAAGGATCTcaacaagaagaaggaagaagttgaAGCTGCCATGAACACAGTCAGTGGAGAGAAAGCTCAACTCAGTCAGATGAATACAgacattgaaaaagaaaaggaaatactaatcaatgagaaagaaggatggaagaaaacatttgagatggaaaaacaagatcTTGAAAACTTTAAAGATCAGATGACACACGAGAAAGAGGATCTGGATAGATTCaatgagaagatgaagaaagagaaactggacTTGGAGTTGATGAGGTCTGACATCCTCAAACAAACTGACTTATTACAACGAGATGAAGCAGATATCAAAAACCAAAAAGACAAGTTAGAAATGACAAAGGCTGAGcttcaaaagaagaaagagcatgctgacagtctgtttgatgagataaacagagagaaaaccaacattaaagatcTGACCCTTCAGGTTCAGACAGCAAGAGACCAACTGGAAAACGTCAGGAACAttattgctttaaaacaaaaagaacaagaagtcaaagatggtgagatcaaaacaaaagaagaagaacttcaAACCAGTAAGAACACCATactggcagaaagagaagaacttgAACTGTTGAAGAAGGATctgaacaagaagaaggaagaagttgaAGCTGCCATGAACACAGTCAGTGGAGAGAAAGCTCAACTCAGTCAGATGAATACAgacattgaaaaagaaaaggaaatactaatcaatgagaaagaaggatggaagaaaacatttgagatggaaaaacaagatcTTGAAAACTTTAAAGATCAGATGACACACGAGAAAGAGGATCTGGATAGATTCaatgagaagatgaag from Scomber japonicus isolate fScoJap1 chromosome 13, fScoJap1.pri, whole genome shotgun sequence includes:
- the LOC128370968 gene encoding trichohyalin-like, producing the protein MEKQDLENLKSELKQEREALGKVNEMMKKEKLDLELMRSGMQKQISTLEQDKQEEVELKEPMITRLIQEQKNSETIAMPERQELELLRKDLNKKEEEVEAVMNSITGEREQLSQMKMDIEKEKEILLNEKKGWKQMFVMEKQELENLKAALKQDREDLDQMNEMLKKEKLGLELMRSEIQKQINELEQDKDDEVQLKEPKITRLTQEQQTSDNIVLTEREEVELLKKDLNKKKEEVEIAMNSIRGEREQLSQMNMGIERQKELLFNEKEEWKRTFGMEKQHLENLKAALIQDREDLDRMNEMMRKEKLELELMRSDIPKEIRTLEQDKDEEQQLKEPKITRLTQEQLTSETIVLTEREEVELLKKDLNKKKEEVEIAMNSIRGEREQLSQMNMGIERQKELLFNEKEEWKRTFGMEKQDLENLKAALIQDREDLDRMNEMMRKEKLELELMRSDIPKEIRTLEQDKDEEKQLKEPKITRLTQEQLTSETIVLTDREEVELLKKDLNKKKEEVEIAMNSIRGEREQLSQMNMGIERQKELLFNEKEEWKRTFGMEKQHLENLKAALIQDREDLDRMNEMMRKEKLELELMRSDIPKEIRTLEQDKDEEKQLKEPKITRLTQEQLTSETIVLTDREEVELLKKDLNKKKEEVEIAMNSIRGEREQLSQMNMGIERQKELLFNEKEEWKRTFGMEKQHLENLKAALIQDREDLDRMNEMMRKEKLELELMRSDIPKEIRTLEQDKDEEQQLKEPKITRLTQEQLTSETIVLTEREEVELLKKDINKKKEEVEIEQDKDEEEQLTEPKITRLTQEQLTSETIVQTEREEVELLKKDLNKKNEELEAAMKIISGEREQLSQMKIGIGKEGWKQMFEMEIQDLKNVKDQMTQEKDDLDRVKEMIKKEKLDLDLKMSDILKQTDLLQRDKENMKDEKDKLEITKAELQKKKEHVQTARDQLENVRNIIALKQKEQEVKDGEIKTKEEELQTSKNTILAEREELELLKKDLNKKKEEVEAAMNSICGEKEIISQKNTDIEKEKEILINEKEGWKKTFEMEKQDLENFKDQMTQEKEDLDRFNEKMKKEKLDLELMRSDILKQTDLLQRDEADIKNQKDKLEMTKAELQKKKEHADSLFDEINREKTNIKDLTLQVQTARDQLENMEKQDLENLKDQMTQEKEDLDRFNEKMKKEKLDLELMRSDILKQTDLLQRDKEDMKDQKDKLEMTKAELQKKKEHADSLFDEINREKTNIKDLTLQVQTARDQLENVRNIIALKQKEQEVKDGEIKTKEEELQTSKNTILAEREELELLKKDLNKKKEEVEAAMNSICGEKEIISQKNTDIEKEKEILINEKEGWKKTFEMEKQDLENFKDQMTQEKEDLDRFNEKMKKEKLDLELMRSDILKQTDLLQRDKEDMKDQKDKLEMTKAELQKKREHADSLFDEINREKTNIKDLTLQVQTARDQLENVMNIFAALIQDREDLDRMNEMMRKEKLELELMRSDIPKEIRTLEQDKDEEQQLKEPKITRLTQEQLTSETIVLTEREEVELLKKDLNKKKEEVEIAMNSIRGEREQLSQMNIGIERQKNILFNEKEDWKRTFEIEKQHLENLKAALIQDREDLDRMNEMMRKEKLELELMRSDIPKEIRTLEQDKDEEQQLKEPKITRLTQEQLTSETIVLTEREEVELLKKDLNKKKEEVEIAMNSIRGEREQLSSADSRQRGSG